In Actinomyces sp. zg-332, the following proteins share a genomic window:
- the rplA gene encoding 50S ribosomal protein L1 — translation MPKRSKKYRLASEKIHAGELYYPLQAMRLAKETSITKFDATVEVVFRLGVDPRKADQMVRGTVNLPHGTGKTARVLVFAVGERAQQALDAGADEVGGDELIEKVSKGYTDFDVAVATPDLMGKVGRLGRVLGPRGLMPNPKTGTVTMDVAKAVKEIKGGRIEFRVDKHSNLHFIVGKTSFTEEQLVENYAAAQEEILRLKPTTSKGRYVQKGTVTTTMGPGIPLDTTKTRNLTTEDPS, via the coding sequence ATGCCAAAGCGCAGCAAGAAATACCGTTTAGCTTCGGAAAAGATTCATGCAGGTGAACTTTATTATCCACTACAAGCTATGCGTTTAGCTAAAGAAACATCTATTACTAAGTTTGATGCAACTGTTGAAGTTGTTTTCCGACTAGGTGTTGACCCACGTAAGGCAGATCAAATGGTTCGTGGAACTGTTAACTTGCCTCACGGTACTGGTAAGACCGCTAGGGTCCTGGTCTTCGCTGTTGGTGAGCGTGCACAGCAGGCTCTTGACGCAGGTGCCGATGAAGTTGGTGGCGACGAATTGATCGAAAAGGTATCAAAGGGATACACAGATTTCGACGTCGCTGTTGCAACACCTGATTTGATGGGTAAGGTTGGTCGTCTAGGTCGTGTCCTAGGTCCTCGTGGTTTGATGCCAAACCCAAAGACTGGCACAGTTACTATGGACGTTGCTAAAGCTGTTAAGGAAATTAAGGGCGGTCGTATCGAATTCCGTGTCGACAAGCACTCAAACCTACACTTCATTGTCGGTAAGACTTCTTTCACAGAAGAACAGCTAGTTGAAAACTACGCAGCTGCTCAAGAAGAAATTCTACGTTTGAAGCCAACAACTTCAAAGGGTCGCTACGTTCAGAAGGGTACTGTTACAACAACTATGGGTCCAGGTATCCCATTGGATACAACTAAGACTCGTAACCTAACAACAGAAGATCCTTCATAA
- the rplK gene encoding 50S ribosomal protein L11, with protein sequence MAPKKKVVGLIKLQIQAGAANPAPPVGPALGQHGVNIMEFCKAYNAATEAQRGNVIPVEITVYEDRSFTFVTKTPPAAEMIKKAAGIPKGSGTPHTVKVGKLTEAQVREIAEFKMADLNANDIEGAAKIIAGTARSMGVTVEG encoded by the coding sequence ATGGCACCTAAGAAAAAGGTAGTCGGGCTGATTAAGCTACAAATCCAAGCCGGCGCTGCTAACCCAGCTCCTCCGGTTGGTCCAGCTCTTGGTCAGCACGGTGTTAATATTATGGAGTTCTGCAAGGCTTACAATGCTGCTACTGAAGCACAGCGTGGCAATGTTATCCCTGTAGAAATTACTGTTTACGAAGACCGTTCTTTCACATTCGTAACAAAGACTCCTCCAGCTGCTGAAATGATTAAGAAAGCTGCTGGTATTCCAAAAGGTTCAGGTACTCCTCACACTGTTAAAGTAGGTAAACTAACTGAAGCACAGGTTCGTGAGATTGCTGAATTTAAGATGGCTGATCTAAATGCTAATGACATTGAAGGTGCAGCTAAAATTATTGCTGGAACAGCTCGTTCCATGGGTGTAACAGTCGAAGGCTAA
- the nusG gene encoding transcription termination/antitermination protein NusG gives MSDLELNEENVESVASDENATDVVEEQVITQDENAPRTHTGKIITDETFDAKAEAEKLIRQRLRTQPGKWYVIHSYATYERRVKANLEQRIQNFDMEDYIFEVEVPMEEVVEIKNAERKTVRRVRVPGYVLVRMEMTNDSWRIVKDTPAVTGFVGDPRNPVPLTDEEAISMLTPSVEAEILSEVENASSKRKSTAPVIQVEFEAGESVIVTDGPFETLPATISEVLPESQKLKVLVSIFGRETPVELNFSQVAKND, from the coding sequence GTGTCTGATTTAGAGTTGAATGAAGAAAACGTTGAATCTGTAGCATCTGATGAGAACGCTACTGACGTTGTTGAAGAACAAGTTATTACTCAAGACGAAAATGCTCCACGTACACACACTGGTAAGATAATTACTGATGAAACTTTTGATGCAAAAGCTGAAGCTGAAAAGTTGATTCGTCAGCGTTTACGCACACAACCAGGTAAATGGTATGTGATTCATTCGTATGCTACTTACGAACGCAGAGTAAAAGCTAATCTTGAACAGCGTATACAAAACTTCGATATGGAAGACTATATTTTTGAAGTAGAAGTTCCTATGGAAGAAGTCGTTGAAATTAAGAATGCTGAACGCAAGACTGTGCGTCGCGTACGTGTTCCAGGTTATGTTTTGGTACGTATGGAAATGACTAACGACTCTTGGCGTATTGTTAAGGACACACCTGCAGTTACAGGTTTTGTTGGTGATCCTCGTAACCCTGTTCCTTTGACTGATGAAGAAGCTATTTCTATGCTAACACCTAGTGTTGAAGCTGAAATTCTATCTGAGGTTGAAAATGCTAGTAGCAAGAGGAAATCAACAGCTCCAGTTATTCAAGTTGAATTTGAAGCTGGGGAATCTGTTATCGTTACTGATGGTCCTTTCGAGACTTTGCCAGCAACTATTTCAGAAGTTCTTCCTGAATCACAAAAACTTAAAGTTTTGGTTTCAATTTTCGGACGTGAAACACCAGTTGAGCTTAATTTCTCTCAGGTAGCTAAAAACGACTAA
- the secE gene encoding preprotein translocase subunit SecE gives MADNSVKKSDSNSGKKSVGFLGRILLFIKQVIAELKKVVYPTKNELWTYFWVVIVFVLMIMAFVGVFDGLLNVIVRLVFG, from the coding sequence GTGGCTGATAACTCGGTTAAAAAATCAGATAGTAACTCTGGTAAAAAATCAGTTGGGTTTTTGGGTAGAATTCTTCTATTCATAAAGCAAGTTATAGCTGAGTTAAAAAAAGTTGTTTATCCTACTAAAAATGAACTATGGACATATTTTTGGGTAGTTATAGTTTTCGTGTTGATGATTATGGCTTTTGTTGGTGTATTTGATGGCTTGTTGAATGTCATTGTTCGTTTGGTATTTGGGTAA
- a CDS encoding pyridoxal phosphate-dependent aminotransferase: protein MTKTRISKRLGSITPSATLAVDAKAKELKAAGKPVIGFGAGEPDFQTPDYIVESAIEAAKNPANHRYSPTSGLVPLRKAIAQKTKRDSKYEVDPNNILVTNGGKQAVFQAFASILNEGDEAILPAPYWTTYPEVIALCGAKTVTIDTTFDTDFKITVDDLDKALTEKTKVLLLCSPSNPTGSVYTKDELEAIGKWCLEHGVWVITDEIYEHLIYDDAESLHIVEIVPELADQTIVVNGVAKTYAMTGWRIGWMIGPTDAIKAATNFQSHLTSNVCNIAQQAALTAVAGDLAAVYEMRESFDRRRKTMIKMLNEIEGIKLSTPKGAFYCYPNVEYFIGKTLRGEVIESSNHLAALVLEHAMVALVPGEAFGSTGYLRLSYALSDEDLVEGLTRVQKLLSEVH from the coding sequence ATGACAAAAACACGAATTTCAAAAAGACTAGGCTCAATAACGCCAAGCGCAACATTAGCAGTTGATGCAAAAGCCAAAGAATTAAAAGCAGCAGGCAAACCGGTAATAGGTTTTGGTGCAGGTGAACCTGATTTTCAAACACCTGATTATATCGTTGAATCAGCAATTGAAGCAGCTAAAAATCCAGCTAATCACAGGTATTCTCCAACTAGCGGACTTGTACCACTACGCAAAGCTATTGCTCAAAAGACAAAACGCGACAGCAAATACGAAGTAGACCCAAATAATATTCTAGTCACAAATGGTGGAAAACAAGCGGTATTTCAAGCATTCGCTTCCATTTTAAATGAAGGTGACGAAGCGATTTTACCAGCCCCTTATTGGACAACTTATCCAGAAGTAATAGCTTTGTGTGGAGCAAAAACAGTAACAATAGATACAACTTTTGATACAGATTTCAAAATCACTGTAGACGATTTAGATAAAGCTTTAACTGAGAAAACTAAGGTTTTGTTACTTTGTTCCCCATCTAACCCAACTGGTAGTGTTTACACAAAAGATGAATTGGAAGCTATCGGTAAATGGTGTTTAGAACACGGAGTATGGGTAATCACAGATGAGATATATGAACATTTGATTTATGACGATGCTGAAAGCCTACACATAGTTGAAATTGTGCCAGAACTCGCTGACCAAACTATCGTAGTGAACGGTGTCGCTAAAACTTATGCTATGACTGGCTGGCGTATAGGCTGGATGATAGGCCCAACAGACGCTATAAAAGCAGCAACTAACTTCCAATCACATTTGACATCAAATGTCTGTAATATTGCTCAGCAAGCAGCTCTCACAGCAGTTGCTGGTGATTTAGCTGCTGTTTATGAAATGCGTGAATCTTTTGATCGTCGACGCAAAACGATGATTAAAATGCTAAATGAGATAGAGGGTATAAAGCTAAGTACACCAAAAGGTGCTTTCTATTGCTATCCAAATGTCGAATATTTTATAGGTAAGACTTTGCGTGGCGAAGTAATTGAATCAAGTAACCATTTAGCAGCTTTAGTGTTAGAACACGCTATGGTGGCACTAGTTCCGGGTGAAGCTTTTGGCTCTACAGGTTACTTACGCTTATCCTATGCTT